Part of the Henckelia pumila isolate YLH828 chromosome 2, ASM3356847v2, whole genome shotgun sequence genome is shown below.
TTTTCTATCATCTGAGGAGCACCCTCAGTAATGGCAACATCAGTGTTAACTTTCATAATCTTCATTGGTCCATCTGTTACCAcaaaccacatgtcatcatccAATGCTGATAGATGTGTTtgcatacgaattttccagtcatcataatatTCTTTTGAAAATATAGGAATTTTACTAAAGGATGTCATAGCTAAGGATGCCATAGTTAAGAGGCGATTCAGGTGATAAGAAAgaacctctctgataccacttgttaggatcgaaaatatgtgtagaggggggtgaatacactattttaaaattttaacgtttcttcgatctgatttgtgaaAATCAGATAGAAGTTTTGTTGCTTAAAAACTTTGATCTACTCGAAAGATCTGAAATTATCAAGCGAAAGAAATCTTCGAAGACTAAGGCAGATAGAATAATGTAAATGCAGTAAGTAAAGAGATAGAGTTGTTTCTagatgttcggagatgaattctcctacgtcaccccttcttctgttttcagaaggattccactagaagactttgatttatacaacgctttgtacaaatccaatccaaacaatcctttgagaggaactcctagcaatactctctctctctctctctcgaaGCAGAACAAACTCTCTGCTTTGAGTTACAAAATGAAGCTACAGAATATGCTTCGGTGGTTTGATCTGGATAGCTGTGaatggatttgatttggatCGATTTTGTATGTGTTTCTTTGAATTTGATCGATCCTTAAAATGTTTTCTAACTCAGAATatcgagactttgatctgatTATATGGGTATCTGAGTAAGTATTCTGAGTGAAGGCCTTTTGACTTGaatgaactttgattttgatAGCTTGTAATTTTCACTCTTGGTCTCGtacttgaatttttgaaatgctCGAGTATTTATAACCTTCAAAAGTATCCAGTGAGCCGTCAACAATCTCTGAGATTTAGCCGCCAACATATCTCATAAATTGGCTCAAAAATATTGACTTTGATGGAGGCCGATCAACGTTCAACAACCTCAGCAACGGTTACttagaagtgagactttgaTCTGGTTAATAGCTACTTGATTTGTCTTGATCGATCTGGATTGTTCAAGTGGATGTCTGTTGAATTTGATATGTTGAAAGACTTTGTTCGCTAAGTGACGGAAATCGAACATTTAATCAGGCAGCTTTAAACTTCGATCTTGATGAGTCCGAATAGATTTAGtccttaaattattttcttacttggttttgttttgacttgtTTTCACCGAAACTTtagagtttgatctccaacaTAAAGTTTTGAACAATCTTGTTTATGTTGAACCAGCAGCATTGGAGGGCCTTAATAGTACGAGGCTCTACTGAATTATCAGTGACTTGTTCGTTGTAGGTTGTTGCAACTCGCGACCACAACTTATCTCGTGATTGGTTTATACCAATTATTGGATTTTGGGAGACGTAAAGATACGCCGTGACAAGGAGTGTGTCCTCCTCAATTGAGAAGCAACACCACGTTTAGATGAAGTCATTTGATcgtaaataattatttatgtatATGATATACGCAAATGCTAAGAATGTCACTTCTATTTATAGCCCAACAATTTTGGATAACAAATCTAGTTCAACGGTCTTGATTAAAGGATATATGATCTGATGGTATAAATCAACTTACTTGGATGTATGTCTCTTGAGATACACAAATTGAATCTGAAGGTGTATATTTAGAGAACTAAgtattaaaatatgtaaatatatgttATATGTATAAATGACTAGTCACATCACTCATCAAGACACGTGAGTAATGGCCAACTAGACAACCCATGTTTTGTGTCTTTTATTTCACGATTATAGACAACCCGTGACAGATGCAGCTGTGTAATAGTTGACAGTTGAGTTGTATCTGATCGCAACTATACAACCCATGACAGCTGCTACTAGATAACCCATGAAAACTTGAACCCGTGAGTTGGTATTTATTTCAAATAGACAAATCGTGACAAATACTGGattattttattgtaaataaatGACACAAGTGGACAACCCATATTTTGGATTCTATTCCAATGACATAACCCGTGAAATTTCTGGAGAATCAAGTATAAAACACATGTaaatatatgttatatatataaatgactAGTCACATCACTCATCAAGACCCGTAAGTAGTGGCCAACTACACATCCCATGTTTTGTGTCTTTTATTGCACGATTATAGACAACCCGTGACAGATGCAACTATGTAATAGTTGACAGTTGAGTAGTCTCTGATCGCGATTAGACAACCCGTGACAGCTGCTAATAGAAAACCCATGAAAACTTGAACCTGTGAGTTGGTATTTATTGGAAATAGACAAACTGTGACAAATACTGGattattttattgtaaataaatTACACAAGTGGACAACCCATATTTTGGATTCTACTCCAATGACACAACCCGTGAAATTTCTGGAgaatcaaatataaaaatatgtaaatatatgttGTATATATAATGACTAGTCACATCACTCAACAAGACCCGTGAGTTGTGGCCAACTGGACAGCCCATGTTTTTTGTCTTTTATTGCAAACATACAATTTTAGACAACCCGTGAAATTTATTCATCCTACTGAAAATGAGTATTTAAGACCCATAACTTGGTCTTCATTTACTCATCCTATTGAATGAATTTTCATGAGGGAGGTCcttcaaatttttctttcaatgcACCCTTGCCACCATCTGATGGCGAAGAGCAGCCTAGTGCCATGATAAATAATGAGTTTCATCTCATTAACCAACAACAAATGGTTTTAAGCCAACTAATTAGCGCTACCGTTGTCGCGGATTACTTCCAAGAAGGTGATAATTTGAAACATGGAGAATCGATTACTGGACATATTGTCATTAATCGAGATAGATTGGCCGCTGATCAACGCTTATTCACTAACTATTTTTCAGAGTCTCCAATGTACAATGAGTCAATTTTCAAGCGACGTTTTCGAATGTCTCGCCTCCGATTCTTGCGAATTATGGAATCCGTTGAAAAGCATGACAATTACTTCGTTTAGAAAGTAGATGCGTTAGGTAGGCCCGGGTTGTCACCACACTAGAAGATAACTGCTGCAATACGAATCTTAGCCTATGGTGCAGCGACAGATTCAGTAGATGAGTATATTAAAATTGGGGAGtctatgaaatttttaaaagattttgtcGGGCTTGGTTGGAGGTGTTTGGTGACTGGTATCTTCGGTCTTCCAATGCCAAGGACATTGAAAGGATTATCTACATTGGAAAACAACGTGGATTTTCGGGGATGTTTGGAACCTCGATTGTATGCATTGGAAGTGGAAAAATTGTCCTACAGGTTGGGCTGGACAATATGTTGGTCGTAGCGGAAAGCCAACAATCATTTTGGAGGCCGTAGCAGATTACGAGTTGTGGATATGGCATGCATATTTTGGTTTGCCTGGTTCAAACAACAACATTAATGTGTTGTCAAAATCTCATTTATTTGCTAATTTGGCCAACGGTGTAGCTCCTCCTGCTAATTATGTCATACAAGGGAAAGAATACACCATGAAATATTATCTAGCCGACGGTATATATCCAAAGTGGGCCACTCTGGTGCAAATAATACACAATCCACAAGGTCCAAAGAGACAATATTTTGCAGTACGACAAGATAGTTGTATAAAAGATGTAGAACGAGCATTTGGTACTGTACTTCAATCAAAGTGGACAATAATTACTGGACCAACCCGATTCTGGAGCAAACTAGTCTTGCATGATATCATGACAACATGCATAATAATGCATAATATGATTATTGAAGATGAAAAGGATGAGCATGTATCAGTTATAGATTATCGCGAAGCACCCACCCCATATGTTGAAAGGGCACATGATGAGCATGTTCGATTTCAAGAGTTTTTTGCACGACATTGTCAAATAAAAGATAATTTGGCTCactatgcacttcgggatgctCTTATCGATCATTTGTGGGAGGAGTATAGTAATTCGGAATATTAGTATTTCTAATGGTCAATTGGTGTGTTGTTCTTTAAACTTTTATGCGtcgtttatgtttatgttaatttatattttatgtctGTATAATTAATGTTTTGTGTTGTTTTCAATGTAATTGTTTTGATGTGTTTGCAATTTAATGACCAaataaatgtaattttttttaaaaaaagagtcgagtaaattttaattttttatatgtttaataatataataaataattattaatatattaaacgatttttatttgaatcttATCGAATTAATTTTGTTGAAAGATATATTatgtaattatttaattatatatatgtgtgttgcaaaagaaaaaaaaaaaatggagtaTTTGACAGTATTTAGAGGATATGAGTTggaaaagttttttaaaaatagagaTCGCGGATTTCTATTTTAGAGGAAAGAGAATGAAAATTAGAGGATATGGATTGAAGATGACCTACCATCTCCAACCGATCTCCATTTTGGAGAATTTCTCCAAATGGAGGATGATTTGAGCTCCAACAGGTCTACATTTTCATCCTCCATTTTGGAAGATGCTACAGTGGTCCTCCAAATATGGAGGATCGCTGTAGCAATAGAGGATAATTTTAGAGGAAGACTTATTTACGAAAATGTCATCCTCCAAAATTATTAAATAGaccttttaaaataatttttttttgtctttgtttcaaattattttttattattttcagtccttatattaaattttagtgGGTTATTTggttcaaattatttttttattattttctgtcCTTAATATgctacataattatttatttcatcaaTAAAATGGTTTTTactgaaaaaaaataacaaatagaGAATTTGCACACTTGGTCCTTACGTaattttttaattcattttgatccattttattttttaaaattttttaaattaatttcagtgtttcatttatttaatttagttaaaatgtatttgaatatttttcataaattaattgtaattttaatatttataaaaaaacactAAATGGAAATAATCATGATAAAAAGTACAAACATTTTCTTCAAAACACAATTTACTACAAATATTTATTGTCGACTTAATTTAACTTGGAAAACATGCGATTTTTTTGACACAGGAAAATAGATAAGATTAAAGAACAGACcaccaaaaaattaaaaaaaacacaaacaaaaataaaaataaatacacaCATTTAAATCAGGAAAATACACTAGGAGTCCGAAAGGTCGGGTTCGGGTGGTGAAGTTCCTCCGTAAAATTGTCCAAACTGTGCAGAATTCCCAGCGGCACCATCCCCCTTCGCTAATCTTTTCTTATAAATGTTTTGTTATTGTTTGATCAAGTATAGACGGACTGATGCATCAACAAACATGGGGTTCAACAATAGTATTTTATTATCTTCCTTCTCGGCCATTATATCATTCCTTTTTCTTAATATCAATGAGCTCTTTTCGATGGATCTCAGCATTCTCCATCACAGCCACAATTTTCTCACTACATTTGGCCATTACGGAAAGGTCCTTCAAGTTTTCTTCATTATCTTTTCTTTTGTCTTTGGCCTTTTTCATGCCAATTGGATGCTTAGAACCCCCTGATGGGCTATTTTCATCCGGTTTATAGCAAACCTAGATAGACCTGGAGAATCGGGTGTTGGTGATTCTGTGTTGGGAGAATAGTCTAAATGGGAGGAATCAATATTCCCATGGTTTGGTACGAAGTTAGTTAAAACAACGTTGGATGTTCTAAACTTCTACTGATCCTTAAGTAACTACCAAACATGATCCAACCTCCAAGTCGACCCAGATGATTCCTTAAATAATTCTTTTGCTCGATCCAATTACAACCACATATAATTTGTATCTTAGTTACAcacagtaaaaataaaattctttcgaaatatatatgctaacaaaattaactactcaCAATGTCTTTCTCAGAATAACCACTTGGACGGCTAAGTTCCACATGGCTAACATATGAACTAAAGTTTTGAACAATCTTGTTTATGTTGAACCAGCGGCATTGGAGGGTCTTAATAGTACGAGGCTCTGTTGAGTTATCGGTGACTTGTTCGTTGTAGGTTTCTGCAACTCGCGACCAAAACCTATCACGTGATTGGTTTATACCAATTATTGGATTTTGGGAGACGTCAAAATACGCCGTGACAAGGAGTTTTTTCTCCTCGATTGAGAAGCAACACCACATTTAGATGAAGTCATTTGAttgtaaataattattttatgtatatGATATACGTCAATGCTAAAAATGTCACTTTTATTTATAGCCCAACAATTTTGGATAACAAATCTGGTTCAACGGTCTAGATTAAAGGATATATGATCTGACGATATAAATCAACTTACTTGGATGTATGTTTCTTGAGATACGCAAATTGAATCTGAAGGTGTATATTTAgagaaataaatattaaaatatgtaaatatatgttatatatataaatgactAGTCACATCACTCATCAAGACCCGTGAGTAGTGGCCAACTAGACAGGAGACCGCCCATGTTTTGTGTCTTTTATAGCACGATTATAGACAACCCGTGACAGATGCAGCTGTGTAATAGTTGACAGTTGAGTTGTCTCTGATCGCGAATAGACAACCCGTGACAGCTGCTACTAGAAAACCCATGAAAACTTGAAATCGTGAGTTGATATTTATTGCAAATAGACAAACCGTGACAAATAATGGattattttattgtaaataaatTACAAAAGTGGACAACCCATATTTTGGATTCTATTCGAATGACACAACGCGTGAAATTTCTGGAGAATCAAgtattaaaatatgtaaatatatgttATACATATAAATGACTAGTCACATCACTCATCAACACCTGTGAGTAGTGGCCAACTAGACAACCCATGTTTTGTGTCTTTTATTGCATGATTATAGACAACCCGTGACAGATGAGATGTGTAATAGTTGACAGTTGAGTTGTCTCTGATTGCGACTAGACAACCCGTGACAGCTGATACTAGAAAACCCATGACAACTTGAACCTGTGAGTTGATATTTATTGCAAATAGACAAACCGTGACAATTATTGGAgtattttattgtaaataaatGACACAAGTGGACAACCcatattttgtattttattcCAATGACACAACCCGTGAAATTTTTGGAGAATCAAGTataaaaatatgtaaatatatattatatatatataaatgactAGTCACACCACTCATCAAAACCCGCGAGTTGTGGCCAACTAGACAACCCATTTTCTGTGTCTTTTATTGCATACATAGAATTTTAGACAACCCGTGATATTTATTCATCCTACTGAAAATGAGTATTTAAGACCCATTACATGGTCTTCATTTACTCATCctattaaaaatgaattttcacGAGGGAGGTCcttaaaatttttctttcaatgcACCCTCACCACCATCCGATGGTAAAGAGCAGCCTAGTGTCATGATAAAGAATGAGTTTCATCTCTTTGACCAACAACAAATTGTTTTAATCCAACTAATTAGTGCTACCGTTGTTTCCGATTACTTCCAAGAAGGTGATAATTTGCAACATAGAGGATCGATTCCTGGCCATATTGTGATTAATCGAGATAGATTGGTCATTGATCAACGCTTATTTACCGACTATTTTTCAGAGTCTCCAATGTACAATGAGTCAATGTTCAAGAAAAGTTTTCGAATGTTTCGCCGCCGATTCTTACGAATTATGGAATCCGTTGAAAATCATGACAATTACTTCGTTCAGAAACTAGATGCGTTAGGTAGGCCGGGTTGTCACCACACCAAAAGATAACTGATGCAATGTGAATCTTAGGGTATGGTGCAGTGACAGATTCAGCTGATGAGTATATTAAAATCGGAGAGTCTACTATAATTGAAAGTTTGAAAAGATTTTGTCGGACTATGGTGGAGGTGTTTGGTGACTGGTATCTTTGGTCTCCCAATACCAATGACATTGAAAGGATTCTCCACATTGGAAAACAACGTGGATTTCCGAGGATGCTGGGAAGCATCGATTGTATGCATTAAAAGTTGAAAAATTGTCCTACAGGTTGGGTTGAACAATATGCTGGTCGTAGAGGAAAGCCAACAATAATTTTTGAGGTCGTAGCAGATTACGAGTTGTGGATATGGCATGCATATTTTGGTTTTCCAGGTTCAAACAACGACATTAATGTGTTGTCAAAATCTCATTTATTTCCTAATTTAGCCAATGGGGCAGCTCCTCTCGCTAACTATGTCCTACAAGGGAAAGATTACACCATGCGACATTATCTAGCCGACGGTATGTATCCAAAGTGGGCCACTCTGGTGCAAACAATACACAATCCACAAGGTCCAAAGAGACAATATTTTGCAGCATGGAAAGAAAGTTGTAGAAAAGATGTTGAACGAGAATTAGGTGTACTTTAATCAAAGTAGGTAATAATTACTGGACTAGCCCGATTCTGGAGCAAATGAGTCTTGCATGATATCATGACAACATGCATAATAATGCATAATATGATTATTGAAGATGAAAGGGATGAGCATGTATCAGTCACAGATTATCGCGAAGCACCCACCCCATATGTTGAAATGGCACATGATGAGCATGTTCGATTTCAAGAGTTTCTTGCACGACATCGTCAAATAAAAGATAAGTCGGCTCAGTATACACTTCGGGATGCTTTTATTGACTATTTGTGGGAGGAGTATagtaattcaaaatattaatatttctaATGGTCAATTGGTGAGTTGTTCTTTAAATTTTTATGCGtcatttatgtttatgttaatttatattttatatgtttaatagtataatacataattattaatatattacacgatttttatttgaatcttATCGAATTAATTTActtgaaatatatattatgtaattatttaataatatatgtgtgtgttgtaaaagaaaaaaaatagaaaaatggaGTATTTGGTAATATTTAGAGGATATGAGTTGGAGAAGTTTTTTGAAAATAGAGATCGCGGATCTCTATTTTATAGGAGAGAAAATGAAAATTAGAGGATATGGGTTGGAGATTAAGGATCTCGGACTATACccacgtccgtcgtcagcccattgGTGTCGAAGGTCCTGACCCAatcacagctccgctacaagcCTCATAGCACCTTGCTAATGCCCGACCCTCGAGTGTATGACTAAAACCCCAATAATATATACTGATACACACTCAAACACATCCCAACACACATTAATTGTGAGAAAATCGGCCCCTATTTATATGCAAGAGTTTGAAAGCTACGAACTCGCATGTTTTCCACGTGGCGAACTGCCCTGTTCGGAAGCTCGGATCTCCACCTTCGGATGTTTCAATCCCATGCATGCGATTGCATGTCAAAACGCTAGCAAAACGTCACTAGTGTGCATGGCCTAACCTTCGGATGTTCCAGACTCttgttcggaagttccgatcttgcATCCGAACTCTTTCGCTTGATTCGATCACTTCAGACCTTCCGAACTCTCACTCGTAAATGTTCGGACCTTCTGAACAACTCAAGTCAACTTTGAATCTTGGACCATTTTCTGACATCTTGGAGTCGATTTTTTGATCCGATTAATCATATTAAAatatcttaatcatgtttaatcatCTAACTCATAAAATGGGATTCCGGTTACTACAAAGCTAATGGAGGAAACTTTGGGCAACCTAAGGCTTTCTTAacacctataaataggggtgtcCAACCCCATTCATTCCACACCTCAAGAATTCAAAATTCTCTCCTCTCTCTCTTTCAATTCTCAAAAGCTTTCTTAGTGCAAGAGTGCAAGTTCTAGTCTAAATTTTTGGTTGAAGAGTTTTAGCGTTTGTGGAGGATAGTTCAAGGTGCTCGTCCTGCTGCTGTTGTATCTTGAATCCTTCAAGATTTCTAActgtaagtgggcttatgtttttttaaaatatattcatCTATGAGTTATGATGTTTAGTTTCGAAATTTCATTCGAGCATGTTTCCTTTGTTCATGTCATGTTCTATCATGTTATGTTATTCATATTGTCAAGCACTGTTATGATTCGAATGAATATGGTAATGATATGATCCTTTTACGGTGGGATTGTAACCGTTGTACGACATCATTTCTTAGAGGATTAACATATAAGAGATAGTAAACTATGGAAAGGAAATGAATTACAGTGCTTATGTGTATAATCATATGTCTACAAGTTCATGtttcaagatcatgatattTTAAGATATGGTTATGTTCACATGCCTTGTATTTTCGAAAGAATTGTTGTATATTTTTGCATGTGCTCGAACGGCCCCCACTTGCTAAGTGTTTCCCCAAAAACTCACCCTTTTACTCTTCCTCTCCCAGATAAACATGAGAATCATGCAGATGAAGAGGAACAAGACatgttttggggatggtgaaGATAAGAATCAagattatgatttttttgttgGATTTTAGGCTTCTGAAATGGTAGACTTACATCCTTTATGATTTTCTAGTTGTAATAAGCTTCCGCATTCGATTTCGTTTATTTTGGGATTTTTCCTTTTTAAAGACAATTACTTTGattatgaaatagactggtttcAGCAAGATTTGTACTACGAGGATTATTTTTTGATGAtgttaaattcttaaaaaattcCGATGACATGTCTCAATCGTGGGGCATGACAAATGTAGTAACTTGACTTTTGTTTTAAGTAATTAAATGACAAATCATGTTTAAAAGTGGCAAAACATGGTTAATGACTCAttatttgagaaaaatatgTAAAAATTCAGCACCAGGACGTCCAGAAATGGTCCAAAAGAACCTAGGGACTCGAGTAGTTCAAAATTTCCGAACTCAAGCCAAGGGAGTTCGGAAGGACCGAATGAGTTCAAATGACAAGGTTTG
Proteins encoded:
- the LOC140878733 gene encoding uncharacterized protein, giving the protein MNFHEGGPSNFSFNAPLPPSDGEEQPSAMINNEFHLINQQQMVLSQLISATVVADYFQEGWAGQYVGRSGKPTIILEAVADYELWIWHAYFGLPGSNNNINVLSKSHLFANLANGVAPPANYVIQGKEYTMKYYLADGIYPKWATLVQIIHNPQGPKRQYFAVRQDSCIKDVERAFGTVLQSKWTIITGPTRFWSKLVLHDIMTTCIIMHNMIIEDEKDEHVSVIDYREAPTPYVERAHDEHVRFQEFFARHCQIKDNLAHYALRDALIDHLWEEYSNSEY